The Prevotella melaninogenica genome window below encodes:
- the rplA gene encoding 50S ribosomal protein L1: MSKLTKNQKSVAEKVEAGKAYSLAEAAQLVKEITTTKFDASVDVDVRLGVDPRKANQMVRGVVSLPHGTGKVTRVLCLCTPDQEAAAKEAGADYVGLDEYVEKIKGGWTDIDVIITMPSCMGKLGPLGRVLGPRGLMPNPKSGTVTMDVAKAVKDVKQGKIDFKVDKAGIIHTSIGKVSMTAEQICGNAKEFISTVIKLKPAAAKGTYIKSIFISSTMSKGVKIDPKSAE, encoded by the coding sequence ATGAGTAAACTGACAAAAAATCAGAAATCAGTAGCTGAGAAGGTTGAAGCAGGGAAGGCATATTCATTGGCAGAAGCAGCACAGTTGGTAAAAGAAATTACCACTACTAAGTTTGACGCTTCTGTAGATGTTGATGTACGTCTCGGTGTTGACCCACGTAAAGCTAACCAGATGGTTCGTGGCGTTGTGTCACTTCCACATGGTACTGGTAAGGTTACACGTGTGCTTTGTCTCTGTACACCTGATCAGGAGGCTGCCGCTAAGGAAGCTGGTGCTGATTATGTTGGTCTTGACGAATACGTTGAAAAGATCAAGGGCGGATGGACTGATATTGATGTTATTATCACTATGCCATCATGCATGGGTAAGTTAGGTCCTTTGGGTCGTGTACTCGGTCCTCGTGGCTTGATGCCAAACCCAAAGAGCGGTACTGTGACTATGGATGTTGCTAAGGCAGTAAAGGACGTTAAGCAGGGTAAGATTGACTTTAAGGTTGATAAGGCTGGTATTATCCATACTTCAATCGGTAAGGTTAGTATGACTGCTGAGCAGATTTGTGGTAACGCGAAGGAGTTTATCTCTACTGTTATCAAGCTGAAGCCTGCTGCTGCTAAAGGTACATATATCAAGAGTATCTTTATTTCTAGCACAATGAGTAAGGGTGTCAAGATTGATCCTAAATCAGCTGAATAA
- the rplJ gene encoding 50S ribosomal protein L10, producing the protein MKKEVKDTIIAELGEKLKNYPHFYVVDVTGLNAEATSSLRRKCFKSEINMVVVKNNLLHKAFEASDVDFEPLYGSLKGNTAVMFSQTANVPAKLLKEYKKEGIPALKAAYAEESLFIGADKLEELAALKSKNELIADVVALLQSPAKNVVSALQSGAGTIHGVLKTLGERPE; encoded by the coding sequence ATGAAGAAAGAAGTAAAAGATACAATTATCGCTGAACTCGGTGAGAAGTTAAAGAACTATCCTCATTTCTATGTGGTTGATGTAACTGGATTGAATGCTGAGGCTACAAGTTCTCTTCGCCGTAAGTGTTTCAAGAGCGAAATCAATATGGTTGTTGTGAAGAATAACCTTCTTCACAAAGCTTTTGAAGCTTCAGATGTAGATTTTGAACCACTGTATGGTTCTTTGAAAGGTAATACAGCAGTTATGTTTTCTCAGACTGCTAATGTACCAGCAAAGTTGTTGAAGGAGTATAAGAAGGAAGGTATTCCTGCTCTTAAGGCAGCTTACGCAGAGGAATCTCTGTTTATTGGTGCTGACAAACTCGAAGAACTTGCAGCTCTCAAGAGCAAGAACGAACTTATTGCAGACGTTGTGGCATTGCTCCAGTCTCCAGCAAAGAACGTTGTTTCTGCTCTCCAGTCAGGTGCTGGCACCATCCATGGTGTGCTTAAGACTTTAGGCGAGCGTCCTGAGTAA
- the rplL gene encoding 50S ribosomal protein L7/L12, with amino-acid sequence MADVKAIAEELVNLTVKEVNELATVLKDEYGIEPAAAAVAVAGPAAAAAGGAAEEKSDFDVVLVDAGANKLKVVKAVKEACGLGLKEAKDLVDGAPSTLKEGMAKAEAENLKAAIEAEGAKVELK; translated from the coding sequence ATGGCAGACGTAAAAGCTATTGCAGAAGAGTTAGTAAATCTTACTGTTAAGGAAGTAAATGAGTTGGCAACTGTCCTCAAGGACGAGTATGGTATTGAGCCTGCAGCTGCAGCTGTTGCTGTAGCTGGTCCTGCTGCAGCTGCTGCAGGTGGCGCAGCTGAGGAGAAGTCAGATTTTGACGTAGTTCTCGTTGACGCTGGTGCTAACAAGCTGAAGGTTGTTAAGGCTGTTAAGGAGGCTTGTGGTCTCGGTTTGAAGGAAGCTAAGGACCTCGTAGACGGTGCACCTTCTACTTTGAAGGAGGGTATGGCTAAGGCTGAGGCTGAGAACCTGAAGGCTGCTATTGAGGCTGAGGGTGCTAAGGTTGAGTTGAAGTAA
- the rpoB gene encoding DNA-directed RNA polymerase subunit beta, translating into MALENKPRVNFASVKNPYPYPDFLDVQLKSFRDFLQLDTPPEERKNDGLYKVFAENFPITDTRNNFVLEFLDYYVDPPRYSIDECLERGLTYSVPLKAKMKLYCTDPDHEDFGTFIQDVFLGTIPYMTSNGTFVINGAERVVVSQLHRSPGVFFGQGVHANGTVLYSARIIPFKGSWIEFATDINNVMYAYIDRKKKLPVTTMLRAIGYETDRDILQIFDLCEEVKVNKKNMKAAIGRKIAGNVMKSWTEDFVDEDTGEVVSIERNEVVVERETIITEENVDQILDSSVSSILLHKDEDAASKYSIIFNTLAKDPSHSEIEAVNYIYRQLRNADAADDASAREVFQNLFFSDKRYDLGEVGRYRINKKLNLETDMDVRVLTKDDIIEIIKYLISLINSNATVDDIDHLSNRRVRTVGEQLANQFSIGLARMNRTIRERMNVRDSEVFQPTDLINAKTISSVINSFFGTNPLSQFMDQTNPLAEVTHKRRLSALGPGGLSRERAGFEVRDVHYTHYGRLCPIESPEGPNIGLISSLCMYAKINDLGFIVTPYRRVKDAKVDMDNKDVVFLTAEEEEEQIIGQGNAPLNADGTFIRDVVKCRQDADYPVVTPDSVALIDVSPQQIASVSAGLIPFLEHDDGHRALMGCNMMRQAVPLLHNDAPIVGTGLEKQVCEDSRTMVTAEGDGVIEYVDATTIRILYDRTDDEEFVSFEPALKEYRIPKFRRTNQNMVVDLRPICDKGQRVKKGDILTEGYATENGELALGRNLVVAYMPWKGYNYEDAIVISERMVREDVLTSVHVDEYSLEVRETKRGVEEFTADIPNVSEEATKDLDDNGIIRIGARVEPGDIMIGKISPKGESDPSPEEKLLRAIFGDKAGDVKDSSLKANPSLSGVVIDKKLFSRAIKTRESKRQDKNILAKIDEEQEAKINDLKDLLVDKLLELTEDKVSEGVKDYSDAEIITKGSKFTVAALKNLDYEGIQSNGWTDDEHTNLLIQKLIMNFIRKYKQMDAEMKRKKFAITIGDELPSGVLQMAKVYIAKKRKIQVGDKLAGRHGNKGIVSKVVRTEDMPFLEDGSPVDLVLNPMGVPSRMNLGQIFEAILGAAGRKLGVKFATPIFDGAKLSDLKEWTDKAGLPNLCSTYIYDGETGEKFDQPATVGITYFLKLGHMVEDKMHARSIGPYSLITQQPLGGKAQFGGQRFGEMEVWAIEAFGASHVLQEILTIKSDDVVGRSKAYEAIVKGEPMPTPDIPESLNVLLHELRGLGLSVKLD; encoded by the coding sequence ATGGCATTAGAAAATAAACCCAGAGTAAATTTCGCCAGCGTTAAGAATCCGTATCCATATCCGGATTTCCTCGATGTGCAGTTGAAGTCTTTCCGTGACTTCCTACAGCTGGATACTCCGCCTGAGGAACGCAAGAATGACGGTTTGTATAAGGTGTTCGCAGAGAACTTCCCTATCACCGATACGCGTAATAATTTCGTCCTTGAGTTCCTGGATTACTATGTTGACCCACCAAGATATTCTATTGATGAATGTTTGGAGCGTGGTTTGACATACAGTGTACCTTTGAAGGCTAAGATGAAGCTGTATTGTACTGACCCAGATCATGAGGATTTCGGTACATTTATTCAAGATGTATTCTTGGGAACAATTCCTTACATGACCAGCAATGGTACTTTTGTTATTAATGGTGCTGAACGTGTTGTTGTTTCTCAGTTACATCGTTCTCCGGGTGTATTCTTTGGTCAGGGTGTTCATGCTAATGGTACTGTACTTTATAGTGCACGTATCATCCCATTCAAGGGTTCATGGATAGAGTTTGCTACTGACATTAACAATGTCATGTATGCTTATATTGATCGTAAGAAGAAGTTGCCTGTAACCACAATGCTTCGTGCTATTGGTTATGAGACGGACCGTGATATTCTTCAGATTTTTGATCTTTGCGAAGAGGTAAAGGTGAATAAGAAGAATATGAAGGCAGCTATCGGTCGTAAGATTGCTGGTAATGTCATGAAGTCTTGGACTGAAGACTTCGTTGATGAGGATACAGGTGAGGTTGTATCTATAGAACGTAATGAGGTTGTTGTTGAGCGTGAGACTATCATCACAGAAGAAAATGTTGATCAGATTCTCGATAGCTCAGTTTCTTCAATCTTGCTACATAAGGATGAGGATGCTGCAAGTAAGTACTCTATCATCTTCAACACACTTGCCAAAGATCCAAGCCACTCAGAGATTGAGGCAGTAAATTATATTTATCGTCAGTTGCGTAATGCAGATGCTGCTGATGATGCAAGTGCACGTGAGGTGTTCCAAAACCTATTCTTCTCAGACAAGCGTTATGACTTGGGTGAGGTTGGCCGTTACCGAATCAATAAAAAGTTGAATTTGGAAACGGATATGGATGTACGTGTACTGACAAAGGACGATATCATTGAGATTATTAAGTATCTTATCAGCCTTATCAATTCAAATGCTACGGTTGATGATATTGACCACTTGTCAAATCGTCGTGTTCGTACTGTAGGAGAGCAGTTGGCTAACCAGTTCTCTATCGGTCTTGCACGTATGAATCGTACTATCCGTGAGCGCATGAACGTTCGTGACAGCGAAGTGTTCCAGCCAACGGATTTGATTAATGCAAAGACTATATCAAGCGTCATTAACTCATTCTTTGGAACTAATCCATTGAGTCAGTTTATGGACCAGACCAACCCATTGGCAGAGGTAACTCATAAGCGTCGTCTTTCTGCTCTTGGTCCTGGTGGTCTGTCTCGTGAGCGTGCAGGTTTCGAGGTTCGTGACGTTCACTATACCCATTATGGTCGTCTTTGTCCTATTGAGTCTCCTGAAGGTCCTAACATCGGATTGATTTCATCACTCTGTATGTATGCTAAGATTAATGATCTTGGCTTTATCGTTACACCATATCGTCGTGTGAAGGATGCTAAGGTGGACATGGATAATAAGGATGTAGTCTTCTTGACAGCAGAGGAGGAAGAAGAGCAGATTATCGGACAGGGTAATGCACCATTGAATGCAGATGGTACATTTATCCGTGATGTTGTTAAGTGTCGTCAGGATGCTGATTATCCAGTAGTTACTCCAGACTCTGTTGCTCTTATCGACGTATCTCCACAGCAGATTGCATCTGTGTCAGCAGGTTTGATTCCATTCTTGGAGCATGATGACGGTCACCGTGCGTTGATGGGATGTAACATGATGCGTCAGGCAGTTCCTTTGCTTCATAATGATGCACCTATTGTTGGTACAGGTCTTGAGAAGCAGGTATGTGAGGACTCACGTACTATGGTTACTGCAGAGGGTGATGGTGTTATCGAGTATGTTGATGCTACAACAATCCGTATTCTCTACGATCGTACAGATGATGAGGAGTTTGTAAGCTTCGAGCCTGCTTTGAAAGAGTATCGCATTCCTAAGTTCCGTCGTACTAACCAGAACATGGTTGTAGACCTTCGTCCAATTTGTGATAAGGGTCAGCGTGTGAAGAAGGGTGATATCCTTACAGAGGGTTATGCAACAGAGAACGGTGAGTTGGCATTAGGTCGTAACCTTGTTGTGGCTTACATGCCTTGGAAGGGTTACAACTATGAGGATGCTATTGTTATTTCTGAGCGCATGGTTCGTGAGGATGTATTGACCTCTGTTCATGTTGATGAGTATTCTCTCGAAGTTCGCGAAACTAAGCGTGGTGTTGAGGAGTTTACTGCTGATATTCCTAACGTAAGCGAGGAAGCTACTAAGGATCTTGACGATAATGGTATTATCCGTATTGGTGCTCGTGTTGAGCCAGGTGATATCATGATTGGTAAGATTTCTCCTAAGGGTGAAAGCGATCCTTCTCCAGAAGAGAAACTTCTCCGTGCTATCTTTGGTGACAAGGCTGGTGATGTTAAGGATTCTTCTTTGAAGGCTAATCCATCATTGAGCGGTGTTGTTATTGATAAGAAACTCTTTAGCCGTGCTATTAAGACACGTGAGAGCAAGCGTCAAGATAAGAATATTCTTGCTAAGATTGATGAGGAGCAAGAGGCAAAGATTAATGATTTGAAGGACCTCTTGGTTGATAAGTTGCTCGAACTGACTGAGGATAAGGTTTCAGAGGGTGTTAAGGACTACTCTGATGCTGAGATTATCACTAAGGGAAGCAAGTTCACTGTTGCTGCATTGAAGAACCTCGATTATGAGGGAATCCAATCAAATGGCTGGACTGATGACGAGCATACCAACCTCCTTATTCAGAAGTTGATTATGAACTTCATCCGCAAGTACAAGCAGATGGATGCTGAGATGAAGCGTAAGAAGTTTGCTATCACTATAGGTGATGAACTTCCTTCTGGTGTTCTTCAGATGGCTAAGGTTTACATTGCTAAGAAGCGTAAGATTCAGGTGGGTGATAAGCTTGCAGGTCGTCACGGTAACAAGGGTATCGTATCGAAGGTTGTACGTACAGAAGATATGCCATTCCTTGAGGATGGTAGTCCTGTAGACTTGGTATTGAACCCAATGGGTGTGCCTTCACGTATGAACCTTGGTCAGATTTTCGAGGCTATCCTTGGTGCTGCAGGTCGTAAGTTGGGTGTTAAGTTTGCTACTCCTATCTTCGATGGTGCTAAGCTCTCTGATTTGAAGGAGTGGACAGATAAGGCAGGTCTGCCAAATCTCTGTTCAACCTATATCTATGATGGTGAAACTGGTGAGAAGTTCGACCAGCCAGCTACAGTGGGCATCACTTACTTCTTGAAGTTGGGTCACATGGTTGAGGATAAGATGCACGCTCGTAGTATCGGTCCATACTCATTGATTACACAGCAGCCACTTGGTGGTAAGGCACAGTTTGGTGGTCAACGTTTCGGAGAGATGGAGGTCTGGGCTATTGAGGCCTTCGGTGCATCTCATGTTCTCCAGGAAATCTTGACAATCAAGTCTGATGATGTAGTTGGTCGTTCAAAGGCTTACGAGGCTATCGTTAAGGGTGAACCAATGCCAACTCCAGATATTCCAGAGTCACTGAACGTGTTGTTACACGAGCTTCGTGGTCTCGGTCTCAGTGTCAAACTTGATTAA
- the rpoC gene encoding DNA-directed RNA polymerase subunit beta', with protein MAFKKDNKVKSNFSKITIGLASPEEILENSFGEVTKPETINYRTYKPERDGLFCERIFGPTKDYECACGKYKRIRYKGIVCDRCGVEVTEKKVRRERAGHIELVVPVAHIWYFRSLPNKIGYLLGMPTKKLDAVIYYEKYVVIQPGVVEGMKNADTEEDLNGSHKFDLLSEDEYLDILDNKLPEGNERLDDSDPSKFIAKMGAEAIYDLLTGIDLDRLAGELRDRATTDSSQQRKTEALKRLQVVEGFRQSIGVNNPEWMIMKIIPVTPPELRPLVPLDGGRFATSDLNDLYRRVIIRNNRLKRLMEIKAPEVILRNEKRMLQEAVDSLFDNSRKSSAVKSESNRPLKSLSDSLKGKQGRFRQNLLGKRVDYSARSVIVVGPELKMGECGLPKLMAAELYKPFIIRKLIERGIVKTVKSAKKIVDRREPVIWDILENVMKGHPVMLNRAPTLHRLGIQAFQPKLIEGKAIQLHPLACTAFNADFDGDQMAVHLPLSNEAVLETQVLMLQSHNILNPANGAPITVPSQDMVLGLYYITKIRPGAKGEGLTFYGSEEAIIAYNEKKCDLHSQVKVIVDDLVDGKLQKRMVETSVGRVIVNQIIPTEIGFFNGIISKKSLRGLIADVIKAVGMARACEFLDGIKNLGYRMAYVAGLSFNLDDIIVPVEKTDIVGKGQSEVDQVKANYEMGFITDKERYNQVIDAWTHVNNNLKQAVMKHMTEADQGFNAVYMMLDSGARGSADQIAQLAGMRGLMAKPQKAGAEGAQIIENPIISNFKEGMSVLEYFIASHGARKGLADTAMKTADAGYLTRRLVDVSHDVIINEEDCGSLRGLECRALKNGDETIASLYERILGRVSVHDVINPTTGDIIVAAGEEITEAKAQAIEDSPIEMVEIRSVLTCESKKGVCKKCYGRNLASARMVQMGEAVGVIAAQAIGEPGTQLTLRTFHAGGVAGNAAANATITAKSDAKIEFEELRTVPFVDENDKECEMVVSRLAEIRFVDPNTGIVLLTDNVPYGSSLYFKSGDTVKKGDLICKWDPFNAVIVSEYAGVLRLHDVIEGVTYKAETDDATGLTERIIIDSRDKTKLPTVDIVKVGANKGADGLYAASDILGTYNLPVGGHLEQVLLDGAEIKTGMTLVKIPRSVGGAGDITGGLPRVTELFEARNPSNPAVVSEIDGEITMGKVKRGNREIIVTSKTGEQRKYLVSLSKQILVQEHDAVRAGTPLSDGIITPADILSIMGPTAVQEYIVNEVQDVYRLQGVKINDKHFEIIVRQMMRKVRIDDPGDTTFLEQELVDKLDFAEENDRIWGKKVVTDPGDSENCYKGQILSVRKLRDENSSLKRRDLKLVQVRDAVQATATQILQGITRAALGTKSFMSAASFQETTKVLNEAALRGKSDNLEGMKENVICGHLIPAGTGLRQWQKLVVGSQEEHERMEANKKNVLDFAKQEAEATQE; from the coding sequence ATGGCTTTTAAGAAAGATAATAAAGTAAAGAGTAATTTCAGCAAGATTACTATCGGACTGGCTTCACCTGAGGAGATTCTTGAGAACTCTTTTGGTGAGGTAACCAAGCCAGAGACTATCAACTATCGTACCTATAAACCAGAACGTGATGGTTTGTTCTGCGAGCGTATCTTCGGTCCAACAAAGGATTACGAGTGTGCCTGCGGTAAGTACAAGCGTATCCGTTATAAGGGTATTGTCTGCGATCGTTGTGGTGTTGAGGTAACTGAGAAGAAAGTACGTCGTGAGCGTGCTGGACATATTGAATTGGTTGTCCCTGTTGCTCATATCTGGTATTTCCGTAGTCTTCCTAACAAGATTGGTTACCTTCTTGGTATGCCAACTAAGAAGCTTGATGCTGTTATTTACTATGAGAAATACGTTGTCATCCAGCCGGGTGTCGTAGAGGGTATGAAGAATGCCGATACTGAAGAGGATTTGAATGGTTCTCATAAGTTCGACCTTCTTTCAGAGGATGAGTATCTCGATATCCTTGATAATAAACTCCCAGAGGGTAATGAGCGTTTGGATGATTCTGATCCAAGCAAGTTCATTGCTAAGATGGGTGCAGAGGCTATTTATGACCTCCTCACAGGCATTGATCTTGATCGTTTGGCAGGTGAATTGCGTGACCGTGCAACAACTGACTCAAGTCAGCAGCGTAAGACAGAAGCTTTGAAGCGTCTGCAGGTTGTAGAGGGCTTCCGTCAGTCAATCGGTGTGAATAATCCAGAATGGATGATCATGAAGATTATCCCTGTTACTCCACCAGAACTTCGTCCATTGGTTCCATTGGATGGAGGACGTTTCGCAACATCTGACCTTAATGACCTCTATCGTCGCGTTATCATCCGTAACAATCGTTTGAAGCGTTTGATGGAGATTAAGGCTCCTGAGGTTATTCTGCGTAATGAGAAGCGTATGCTTCAGGAAGCTGTTGACTCACTTTTTGATAACAGCCGTAAGTCTTCTGCTGTAAAGAGTGAGAGCAATCGTCCATTGAAGTCACTCTCTGACTCTCTGAAGGGTAAGCAGGGACGTTTCCGTCAGAACCTCCTCGGTAAGCGTGTTGACTATTCTGCGCGTTCAGTAATTGTCGTTGGTCCAGAGTTGAAGATGGGTGAGTGTGGTCTGCCTAAGTTGATGGCAGCAGAGCTTTACAAGCCATTCATTATTCGTAAACTCATAGAGCGCGGTATTGTGAAGACTGTAAAGAGTGCTAAGAAGATTGTAGACCGTCGTGAGCCAGTAATTTGGGATATCCTTGAGAATGTAATGAAGGGTCACCCAGTTATGTTGAACCGTGCCCCGACACTTCACCGTCTTGGTATTCAGGCATTCCAACCTAAACTTATTGAAGGTAAGGCTATTCAGTTGCATCCATTGGCATGTACAGCGTTCAATGCTGACTTCGATGGTGACCAGATGGCTGTTCACCTCCCATTGAGTAATGAGGCTGTGTTGGAGACACAGGTGTTGATGCTTCAGAGCCATAACATTCTTAACCCAGCTAATGGTGCACCTATCACCGTTCCTTCACAGGATATGGTGCTTGGTCTTTACTATATTACAAAGATTCGTCCAGGTGCTAAGGGAGAAGGTCTTACATTCTACGGCTCAGAGGAAGCAATTATCGCTTACAATGAGAAGAAGTGTGACCTCCACTCACAAGTAAAGGTAATCGTTGATGACCTCGTTGATGGTAAACTCCAGAAGCGTATGGTTGAGACATCAGTTGGTCGTGTAATTGTTAATCAGATTATCCCAACTGAGATTGGATTCTTCAATGGTATTATCTCTAAGAAATCACTTCGTGGTCTTATCGCTGACGTTATTAAGGCAGTTGGTATGGCTCGTGCTTGTGAGTTCCTTGATGGTATCAAGAACCTTGGTTACCGTATGGCATATGTAGCAGGTCTTTCCTTTAACCTCGACGATATCATCGTTCCTGTTGAGAAAACTGATATCGTAGGTAAGGGTCAGAGTGAGGTAGACCAGGTGAAGGCTAACTATGAAATGGGTTTCATCACTGACAAGGAGCGTTACAATCAGGTAATTGATGCGTGGACACACGTAAACAATAACCTTAAGCAGGCTGTTATGAAGCATATGACAGAGGCTGATCAGGGATTTAATGCTGTATATATGATGCTTGACTCTGGTGCCCGTGGTTCTGCTGACCAGATTGCTCAGCTTGCTGGTATGCGTGGTCTTATGGCTAAGCCACAGAAGGCAGGTGCTGAAGGTGCTCAGATTATTGAGAACCCAATTATCTCTAACTTTAAGGAGGGTATGTCTGTGTTGGAGTACTTTATTGCTTCTCACGGTGCTCGTAAGGGTCTTGCTGATACGGCTATGAAGACTGCCGATGCAGGATACTTGACACGTCGTCTTGTTGACGTTTCTCATGATGTTATCATCAATGAGGAGGATTGTGGTTCACTCCGTGGTCTTGAGTGTCGTGCCTTGAAGAATGGTGATGAGACAATTGCAAGCCTCTATGAGCGTATCTTGGGTCGTGTGTCAGTTCATGATGTTATTAATCCTACAACTGGTGATATTATCGTTGCTGCAGGTGAAGAGATTACAGAGGCAAAGGCACAGGCTATTGAAGATTCACCAATTGAGATGGTAGAAATCCGTTCTGTACTCACTTGTGAGAGCAAGAAGGGTGTATGTAAGAAGTGTTACGGACGTAACCTTGCTTCTGCACGTATGGTACAGATGGGTGAGGCTGTTGGTGTCATTGCTGCACAAGCTATTGGTGAGCCTGGTACACAGCTTACTCTTCGTACGTTCCATGCTGGTGGTGTGGCTGGTAATGCTGCGGCTAATGCAACTATTACAGCTAAGAGTGATGCAAAGATTGAGTTTGAGGAACTCCGTACCGTACCATTCGTTGATGAGAATGACAAGGAGTGTGAGATGGTTGTTAGCCGTTTGGCTGAAATTCGCTTTGTAGATCCTAACACTGGTATTGTACTCCTTACAGATAATGTTCCATATGGTAGCTCTCTTTACTTCAAGTCAGGTGATACTGTTAAGAAGGGCGATCTGATTTGTAAGTGGGACCCATTTAATGCTGTTATTGTTAGTGAATATGCAGGTGTTCTTCGGCTACATGACGTTATAGAGGGCGTTACTTATAAAGCAGAAACCGATGATGCTACAGGTCTTACAGAGCGTATCATTATTGATTCTCGTGATAAGACAAAACTCCCTACTGTTGATATTGTCAAGGTTGGTGCTAATAAGGGTGCTGATGGTCTTTATGCTGCATCTGATATCCTCGGAACTTATAACCTCCCTGTGGGTGGTCACTTGGAACAGGTACTTCTCGATGGTGCTGAGATTAAGACGGGTATGACACTTGTTAAGATTCCACGTTCTGTCGGTGGTGCTGGTGATATTACTGGTGGTCTTCCACGTGTTACCGAACTCTTTGAGGCTCGCAACCCATCTAACCCTGCTGTCGTATCTGAAATTGATGGTGAGATTACTATGGGTAAGGTGAAGCGTGGTAACCGTGAGATTATCGTGACTTCTAAGACTGGTGAGCAGCGCAAGTATCTTGTTAGTCTGTCTAAGCAGATTCTTGTGCAAGAGCATGATGCTGTTCGTGCTGGTACTCCATTGTCTGATGGTATCATCACACCTGCTGATATCTTGTCTATCATGGGTCCAACAGCTGTTCAAGAGTATATTGTTAATGAGGTTCAGGACGTATATCGTTTGCAGGGTGTGAAGATTAATGACAAGCACTTTGAGATTATCGTTCGTCAGATGATGCGCAAGGTACGTATCGACGATCCAGGAGATACTACATTCCTCGAGCAAGAACTTGTTGACAAACTTGACTTTGCTGAGGAGAATGATCGTATCTGGGGTAAGAAGGTTGTTACCGATCCGGGTGATTCAGAAAACTGCTATAAGGGTCAGATTCTCTCTGTACGTAAGTTACGTGATGAGAACTCAAGCCTTAAGCGTCGTGACCTCAAGCTTGTTCAGGTGCGTGATGCCGTTCAGGCAACTGCTACCCAGATTCTTCAGGGTATCACACGTGCTGCCCTCGGTACGAAGAGCTTCATGAGTGCTGCTTCCTTCCAGGAGACAACTAAGGTACTCAACGAGGCTGCTCTCCGTGGTAAAAGCGATAACCTTGAGGGTATGAAGGAGAATGTTATCTGTGGTCACCTCATTCCTGCCGGTACTGGTCTTCGTCAGTGGCAGAAACTCGTTGTTGGTTCGCAAGAAGAACACGAGCGTATGGAGGCTAACAAGAAGAATGTTCTTGACTTCGCTAAGCAAGAGGCAGAGGCTACACAGGAGTAA
- the tssD gene encoding type VI secretion system tube protein TssD: MSSFRATLELGGKEYDVLYSNYEFSRTTDKKGQPASSISGGRISVTIESTDDTSTIEAMLNSQFKPVEGKIVYKKSEEDAKMKEISFKNAYIVHYKETLDVNNEAPMTIAMTFSAENITVGNAELDNRWPRT, encoded by the coding sequence ATGAGTTCATTTAGAGCAACTTTGGAATTGGGTGGTAAGGAGTATGACGTACTCTATTCTAACTACGAGTTTAGCCGCACAACTGACAAGAAGGGTCAGCCTGCATCAAGCATCTCTGGCGGTCGAATCAGTGTAACCATCGAGTCTACTGATGACACTTCTACTATCGAGGCTATGCTTAACAGCCAGTTCAAGCCTGTTGAGGGTAAGATCGTTTACAAGAAGAGTGAAGAGGATGCTAAGATGAAGGAGATTTCTTTCAAGAATGCTTACATCGTTCACTACAAGGAGACACTCGACGTTAACAACGAGGCACCGATGACCATCGCTATGACTTTCTCTGCTGAGAATATCACCGTGGGCAATGCTGAGCTCGACAACCGTTGGCCTCGCACATAA